CCCATTTTGGGGAGTACAAAGGGAACAGGAGATGGCCCTAATCCCAGGCCACTGCAGGTGACAATTTCAGATGTGCCTTGATCTCACCAGCTGTGAATCAGCCCAGCTACAGCTTACTGCCCTCGACTGCCGGCACTCGGCACGTGTTTCAGCAGTCTCAGGGCATCCCTTGAACCTCAGCTGGCCGAGAAGGACAGCAAACAGCAGAGATCCCCTCTGGTGACCAAGGCATGCACCTACCCTACCAGCAGCCATGGACCCAGCCCAGATTCACTAGCTCTTCCTGGCCACCTTCTTCCAGACACAGCAGGAAGCAAACAAATACCGACCCGCACTTTAGCTCCTTGCACCCAGGGACAAGTATAGGGTTCAAGTGTTTCCTAAAATGAAGGACAGATCTTACAACTAAGCAAAATACATAATCTGGCGTGCTTGAAAACACACTGGAGTGTAGGAGAACCACCAAAATGGATTTAAACACAATCCCAGCCTACCTGAAGCATTTTCACCTCCCTTGGACCAGAGTCAGTCTGTTGAAGCAGAGCACAACCACCTTTGCAGGATCAGACAGAGCACACTCATTTCAGAGTACATCATAAGGAAATCACAGCCCAGACACACAGACCTACCTTCATTCGCATATCCCTAGCAAatttctccagctccttcctgaCATCTGTGCGCATCATCTTGGATACATTGAGGACCAGTTGTTTCCACTCAATGGGCTGAAAGCTGTGCGGCTCATGCGGGACATATAAtccaatttttacttttttcactgAATGTAAATACTTCTTGTAAGAGTCTTCAAATTCAAAGATGAGGTCACTCAGAGTTCGGTAAGTTAAAGGTTTGTCCATCAAATCTGATCGCCTGCTCATGCCCAGTGACCCATACCGGCCATTGCAGTAAATCCCAAGCACCACATGATGAAAATAGTTCCCTGAGAAGTGGGTTTTAAAGCTGATGGGGAATCGTTCCACGGAGGGCTGCCCATTGGTTAAGTATCTGGTGTGCACTGCATCAAGGCAACAACAGAGTTGTGAAGGGGACAAAACAGAATTACATCTGTAAGACACTTCCAGC
The sequence above is a segment of the Rhea pennata isolate bPtePen1 chromosome 3, bPtePen1.pri, whole genome shotgun sequence genome. Coding sequences within it:
- the VASH2 gene encoding tubulinyl-Tyr carboxypeptidase 2 isoform X2 translates to MWGHVERVHPDGSAVAAAIRSAARLARPSVPPVPNYRLSMSIPEWLQAIQTYMKMLQYLTNGQPSVERFPISFKTHFSGNYFHHVVLGIYCNGRYGSLGMSRRSDLMDKPLTYRTLSDLIFEFEDSYKKYLHSVKKVKIGLYVPHEPHSFQPIEWKQLVLNVSKMMRTDVRKELEKFARDMRMKILKPSSAHSPVKERSRGKSLSPRRRQASPQRRAGRRDKSPAVVDKKADLATLNEVGYQLRI